From the genome of Thiovibrio frasassiensis:
TCGGCACCCAGGTCTCGCTGGTGGGCATGCTCTGGAATCTCACCGCCATCCTGATTTTTTTAGGGATCAACGGCCACCATATGTTTTTCTCCACCCTGGTGGAAAGCTTTGAATGGATAAAACCCGGCGGCGCCATCCTGACCAAGGCCACCTTCGAGGGGCTCATGCAGGGGGCATCCCACATGTTTGTCCTTGCCGTCAAGATCATGGCTCCGGCAGGCGCCGCCCTGTTTTTTTCCCATGTCGCCATGGGCATCGTCGCCAAAACCGTTCCGCAGATTCCCATCATGATTGTCGGCTTGCCCATCAATCTTGCGGTCGGCTTTATCTTTGCCGGTTTGTCATTGGCCTACCTCATGCCGCTGATGATTGCCAATTTTGAGATGCTGGCCCGGCTGTTGCCCAGGCTGGCGCAGGGCATGGGAGGCTGAGCCATGGCGGACGAATCCTCCGGCCAGGAAAAAAGCGAGGCCCCCACCTCCCGCCGCATCCAAGAGGCCAGGGAAAAAGGGGATGTCGCCAAGAGCATGGAAGTGCCTTCCGCCGCAGTCCTGCTCGCCGGCCTGCTCACCCTCTATTATTCAAGCGATTTCATGCTGGGGCAATTCCTCCTCTTGCTCCGGTATTACCTCGGCAATCTGCACACCATTACGATTACCTCGAGCAACATGACCGTGCTTACCCGGGAATCCATGCTCCAGACCGTGCTCATCGTCGCGCCGGTCATGGGGGCCATCTTCATCGCGGCCCTGGCCTCCAACTATGCCCAGGTCGGCTTCCTCTTCACCACGGAAAAGCTGATGCCGAAGTTCGACAAGATCGATCCGATCCAGGGTTTTTCCCGGCTCTTTTCCAAGCAGACCCTGGCCAATGTCGTCAAATCCGTGGGCAAACTGCTCATCATCGGCTACGTTTCCTATGCGGAGATACAAAAAGCCTTGCCCGGCATCCTGCCGCTCATGGATCAGGAGCCCATGCCCATCCTGGCCTTCATGTGCAAGATCGCCTTCTGGATCTTTCTGAAATCGGCGCTGATCATCGCGATACTCGCGGCGGCGGACTATGCCTTTCAGCGCTGGCAGTTCATGGAAAAAATGAAGATGACCAAGCAGGAGATCAAGGACGAAGCCAAACAGACCGAAGGCGATCCCCACGTCAAGGGGCGCATCCGGGCCATCCAGATGCAGATGGCCAGACAACGGATGATGGCCGAGGTTCCCAAGGCCGATGTGGTGATCACCAACCCCACCCGTCTGGCCATCGCCCTGCGCTACGATGCCCTTGCCATGGTGGCCCCCACGGTCCTGGCCAAGGGCGCCGGGGTTATCGCCCAGAATATCCGGAAAATCGCCGAGGAACATGCCATCCCCCTGGTCGAAGACAAACCCTTGGCCCAAGCGTTGTACAAAAGCACGGGCCTCAATGAAACGATTCCGGAAAACCTGTTCCAGACCGTGGCCGAGGTTCTCGCCTATGTATACAGCCTCAAGCGAAAAAGAGCCTGATGACAATGCGTAAGGTATTATTATCAAGACAGCCGGATTCCCCCCACATCTTCACCACTACGGGTTCGTACAACCATGGCAGATAACACCGGGGCAGCAACAGGACTGAAAGCAGTCAACTTCGAGATGTCCAGCCTTTTCGTGGCGGTCGGAGTCGTGGCCATTCTCATGGTCATGATCATTCCCCTGCCCACCATCATCCTCGACCTGCTGCTCTCCATGAACATCACCATCGGCTTGGTCATCCTGCTGATGAGTATGTACAATACCAATCCGCTGGATTTTTCTTCCTTTCCCTCGCTGCTGCTGATCACCACCTTATTTCGCTTGGCGCTGAATATCGCCTCCACCCGACTCATCCTGCTGCACGGTCATGAAGGGCAAGGCGCGGTGGGCGATGTCATCCAATCCTTTGGCAATTTTGTGGTGGGCGGCAATTTTGCCGTGGGCATGATCATCTTCCTGATCATGGTGCTCATCAATTTCGTGGTTATCACCAAGGGTTCCGGCCGTATTGCCGAGGTGGCGGCCCGCTTCACCCTGGACGCCATGCCCGGCAAACAGATGGCCATCGATGCGGACCTCAACGCCGGATTGATCAACGAAGCGGAGGCGAAACACCGCCGCTCGGAAGTCAGCCGCCAATCGGAATTTTACGGAGCCATGGACGGCGCCAGCAAATTCGTGCGCGGCGAGGCCATGGCCAGTTTGGTGATCATGGTCATCAATATCATCGGCGGGTTCTTCATCGGCGCCTTCATGCAGAACATGCGGGCTGCCCAAGCGGCGGAAACCTATACCCTGCTCACCATCGGCGACGGGCTGGTCTCCCAGATTCCGGCCCTGGTCATCTCCACCTCCGCGGGTATCATTGTCAGCCGCGCGGCCTCCGATGTGACCATGGGCAAGGAATTCATGAAACAGTTCGGGCACCAGCCCCAGGCCCTGGCGGTTTCTTCCGGAATCATCATCCTCTTCGGCCTGGTGCCGGGGTTGCCGCACCTCCCCTTTATCGTGTTGGGCATCATTATGGGAGCCATCTCGCTGATGGCCTTCAATAAAACCGCCGCCGACCAGGAAGAGAAAAAGGTCGAAGCAGAAAAAGAAAAACAGGCTGCCACTCCCCTGCCCGGCGCGCCGGAAACAGTGGAAAGCCTGTTGCCCCTGGATATCCTGCAACTTGAAGTGGGATATGGTCTCATTCCTCTGGTTGACGAGGCCCAGGAAGGCGATCTTCTGGAACGGATCCGGGCCATCCGCAGGCAGTTTGCCATGGACATGGGGATGATTATCCCGCCCTTACATGTGCGCGACAACCTCCAGCTCAAACCCGACCAGTATGTCCTCCTTCTCAAAGGGGTGGAGGTCGCCAAAGGGGAAATTATGATGGGCCATCTGCTGGCCATGGATTCCGGCATGGCCAAACGGAAGATCGAAGGAATACCCACCATGGAGCCGGCCTTCCAGCTCCCCGCCCTCTGGATCGATCAGGAGAAAAAAGACGAAGCCCAGGTGGCGGGCTACACCGTGGTTGATCCCTCCACGGTGATCGCCACCCATCTCACCGAGGTGCTGCGCACCCACGCCGATGAACTCCTGGGCCGCCAGGACACCCAGAAGCTTCTGGACAATCTGGCCAAAACCCATCCCAAGGTGGTGGAAGAACTGGTACCCGGCCTGCTGCCTCTTGGCCTTGTGCAAAAGGTACTTCAGAACCTCCTGCGGGAGCGGGTATCGCTGCGCGACCTGCTCACCATCTGCGAAACCCTGGCCGACTTCGCGCCCATGGGCAAGGACCCGGACATCCTTACCGAGTATGTCCGACAGAAACTCGCCCGTTCCATTATCAGCTCCTTTACCGATGAGCAAGGGACACTTACAGTCCTTACCCTCTCCACCCAGGTCGAAGATCTGGTGCGCGAATCATTGCAGAAAAGTGACCAGGGCGTATTCCTTAACCTGGAGCCGAACCTGGCCCAACGCTTACTGGCCTCGGCAAAGACCATGGTGGAAAAAGTTTCGCTGGACGGTTATCAGCCCATCATTGTCTGCTCCCCGATTATCCGCCGCCATTTTCGACGGCTCATGGAAAGGTTCATGCCCCACGTCATCGTCCTTTCCCATAATGAATTGACCGCGCAGACCCAACTGCAATCCCTGGGGACAATCGAACTCAACCCCAAGAAATAGAAGTGAGGAGCAGCGATGCGAATCAAACGTTTTGAAGCCTCGGATACATCCAGCGCCATGGCCATGGTCAAGGAAGAGCTGGGAGAAGATGCGGTTATTCTTTCGACCCGCAATCTTCCCGGAAAAAGCGGCTCGGCCAGAGGCGGACCGAGGATTGAAGTGGTGGCTGCCATGGAATATGACCCGGAGCCGGAGATTACCTTGCCGCCCCCGGGATCAGACACCAAGGAGGGCAGATTACCGAAAACGGTGGGGTACGGCTATCATTCCGTGCGTCAGGCCCCGGCAAAAAATACAGCCGGCCGGGTAGCTCCACAGCAGACCCCGCCCCAACCCGGTTTTGACCGCAAACTGTCCGCCGAGCTTTCCGCCCGCACCCTGCCAAGCAACTCGGGGGAAAAAGGTACCAAAGCCGCAAAGGTCCAGTTTGAAGCCAATGACCTGCGGTTGCGTTTTGCCAATTTCCTGCGCCGGCAATACTGCGCCAAGGAAGAACTTGACGGCCATTCCCTTTCGGGTCACTCCTCCGGGCAAGCCGCGCAAAAAGGCGGTCGGCCCGACCCGAAACAGGTTGCCCAGTGGCGGGACAAAATTATCGATCAGCTCCAGATAACCCCCCTTGCCATCGGGATCACCAAGGCGCCCACCGTGGTGGCCCTGATCGGCCCAACTGGGGTGGGAAAAACAACGACCGCCGCGAAAATCGCCGCTTGGTACAGCATTCACGAAGGGATGAAGGTGGCTCTTCTCTCCATGGATTGTTACCGGATAGGGGCCACTGACCAACTGCGGACCTATGCCAAGATCATGCGTCTGCCCTGCGAAATCGCTCTGCGCAAAAGGGATCTGCAGACGGCTCTTCTTCGCCATCAGGACAAGGATCTGATCATCATCGATACGGCGGGCAAGAGCCCTTATGATCCGAACCACATCCGGGAGCTGGGCGAATGGTTTTCTTTGAAAAACGGGATTGATCCGTATCTCGTGCTCAGCGCCACCAGCAAGAAAGAAGACCTGCAGCAGATCCTCTCCTCCTATGAGCCCTTGCGGGTCAAGGGGCTGATCCTCTCCAAGCTCGATGAAACCCGGGCATATGCTTCCCTCTGCCAGCTACTGGCCGGCGCGGCACTGCCCATTTCCTGCCTATGCACCGGCCAGAGGGTCCCGGAGGATTTCCTCCTCGCCTCCCGGGAATTCCTGCAGACTCTATTCGGGCAGGGCTGGCAGGCGGCTGCCGGTGAGCTTGCCACCGAAGCCCAATGCAGATGGACCCAATGATGATGGACTCGCAAAAATGAAAACTCCCCACATGTCCGTGCACACGATCAAAGGTTACAAAGTGACAACCGTTGTAACCGCGTTTTTTTCGCGATTACAACAATGACCACCCCCGGGGAACGCACATGAATCAGGCAGAAACACTGGAAAGGCTTATGACCCACTCGCAAACCCAAAAGAAAAGAACAGCGGTGCCCCGCGGCCGAACCGAGCCCCAACCACGGGTCATTTGCGTGACCAGCGGCAAGGGCGGGGTCGGCAAAACGAATATCGTCACCAACCTCGGCTATGCCCTGGCAAAGGGTGGCAAAAAGGTGCTGATCCTTGACGCGGACCTGAACCTGGCCAACGTCGACATCCTGCTCGGTCTGACCCCCCGCTACAACCTGCACCACGTTTTCATGGGCGAAAAAACGCTCCAAGAGGTTTTGGTGCAAGGGCCCGAGGGTCTGCTCATTCTTCCCGCCAGCTCCGGGATCATGGAACTGGCGGACCTCACCGAACAGCAACGGTTGTACTTCCTTTCCGAGATGTCGGCCCTGGCCCAAAAAATCGACATCATGCTGATCGACACCGCCGCAGGCATCAACAATAACGTGATCTACTTCAATCTCGCGGCCCGGGAGCGCATCATCATCCTGACCCCGGAACCGACCTCCCTGACCGACGCCTACGCGCTGGTCAAGGTCCTCTCCAGCAGGCATGACGTGAAAAAATTCCGCATCCTGGTCAATCTTGCGCGCTCCGAAAAGGAGGCTCTGGCTGTTTTCCGGAAATTGAGCATTGTGGCCGACCGTTTTCTCGACTCGCTTTCCCTGGATTATCTCGGGTATATCCCCTATGATAGCAAACTCCCCACTGCGGTGCGCGAACAGCGGCTGGTCTCAGACATCTTCCCGGATGCTCCGTCCAGCAAGATGTTCAGTAAAGTGGCCGGGAATATTTCCCAGGAAGAGCCCGAGATGAAAGCCGATGGGAACATAAAATTTTTCTGGCAGGGACTCGTTGATCTGTAATATACTTTTCCATATTGCAGGCCATCAATCTCCTTTGCCCCTGCGGGCCTATCCGGTATGAGCAAACAGCTGTCACCCAAGTTCAAAGACTACACGAATACTTTTTTCAGCCAGGCAGAACCGCTGAGTGCAGAAAAACGCAATGAGCTGATTCTGACCTACACCCCGCTGATCAAGTATATCGCGGCACGCTTGGCGGCGCGTCTTCCCGCGCAGGTGTCGCTCGATGATCTCATCAGTTGCGGGATCATCGGCCTCATTGACGCCATCAATAAATTTGATGTTTCCAAAAACGTGCAATTCAAAACCTATGCCGAATTCAGGGTCAAGGGCGCGATGCTCGACGAACTTCGCGCCTTGGATTGGGTGCCCCGTTCCGTGCGGCGGAAGACCACGGACCTGGAAAAGGCCTATGCCGACATTGAAAAGAAGATGGGCAGACCGGCCACGGACGAGGAAGTCGCCCAGACCATGGGCCTTGCCTTGGATGATTTCTACAAGCTCCTTGATGAAACCAAGTCCGTCTCTTTCATGGATATCGAATTTCTTCGTCAGAAATCAACAGAAACAAGCGATCCTACCCTGGCGGAAACCTTCGCCATGGACGATCGCGATCCCTTCACCGCCATCAACCTGTCCCAGATTAGGGAACTCATCGCTGATGCCATTTCCGATCTCCCGGAAAAAGAAAAACTGACTGTCTCCCTCTATTATCAGGAAGAACTAACGATGAAGGAAATCGGCGAGGTGTTGGGCTATACGGAGTCACGTATTTCCCAGATGCACAGCAAAGCCATGTTCCGCCTCCGAACCAAGCTGAAAAAGACCCTGGCGAATTGAACGTGCCGGCAAGCCCCTTTTTTTATACAATGCCCGAAAGAACAGCCCAAAATACAGTGCTGCTCCCCATAACCCTCTTTTTTTATTTCCAAAATCAATTGTTACAGTTACACTAAAATTAATATGTTTTTTATTAACACTGCGAACATGCCCCCAGGCCACTCGTATCACAAAGCTGTTAGGGAGGAAATATGGCTGCTGATCCTAATATGAAAATTCTCGTGGTTGACGATTTCGCCACCATGCGACGCATAGTCAAAAACATTCTCACCCAGCTTGGCTTCAAAAATATCATTGAAGCGGACGATGGCACCACGGCCCTGAATGTCCTGAAATCCGAAAAAATCGGGCTTATCGTCTCGGACTGGAACATGCCCAAGATGACAGGTCTCGACCTGCTGAAAGCTGTCCGGGCTGACGCCAGCATGGCCAATACGCCTTTTATCATGGTGACGGCGGAAGCACAGCAGGACAATATTATTTTGGCGGTTAAGGCCAAGGTCAGCCAGTACATTGTTAAACCATTCACCGCTGAAACCCTTTCCGAAAAACTCAACAAAATATTCTGATCTAAAATATGGCTGACGAACGCCCTCCCCAGTCTGTTGACCAGTTCGCCAGCACGGATCCTGCTGCTGACCACGATGAAACAAACTGGGGGGAGGACTGGGAATCCGCATTTCAGGCTGAGGATGACGCGTTTTTCTCCGAGGACAAAGAGGAGGAGAATTTCTTCCTTGAGGAAAACGAGCCGACAGCCACCGCCGGGGTTGGCGCCCCGGACCTCGATGCTTCGCTGGAAAAAACTCTTTCCGGCATCCCAGATCAGGGTACCGCCGCCGGTGCCAAACAGGCTCAACCCTTTACCCGTTTCCTGGCATTCCCCGCCCTTTTTATTTCCGCCAAAATAATTGCCCAAACACAGTTCGCCCGGCTGCAAGCGCTGCCCATTTTTGTCCGCATCCCCCTCTATGCTCTGCCGCTCCTTGTTGTCGGCCTTTTTATTGTTTTAATCTCCACACAAAAACCACCCCCCTCCCTGCACCAGACTGCCACCACCTCTACCGAACATCCTGGAAGCACAATGGCTCCTCCCGACATCAACACGGTCGGGACATCCTCTCCGGACGCGCACGAAGCCAGCCAGCTTCACCCGGGAAAAGTCCGTAAAAAATGGGCCTTCCCCGCCTTCGTTATTCCGGTAAAAAACCCGACAGGCGATCAGCCTGCCCCCCCAGTCACCTTTGTTCTTGTTGACATCACCCTGATCACCTCCCTTGCCGAGCAGGAAGAGCCTCCCGCAGACAAAAAAATATTTGTCCGCGACATCATCTATCAATTCTTTCAGAACAAGCCTCTTGAAGAATTGCGCAGGTACTCTCTTGCCCGGGGCGAAATGAACAAAGAACTCCGCGCCTGGCTCCAGAAACAATGGCCCGAGGCCCCCATCGAATCAATCATCTTTAACCAGTACCACCTTTCTTGACCCCCTCCCAACTTAACCAAAAAACTACAAATTTGTATTTAAATTATAAAGTTTATACTTTTTTGTTATTTTTTTGTCACCACCAGCCCTATAAATAACCACCATACCCACGAAAAATCAGCACCTTACGCAACAGCATCCCGCTGGCACGAGATTTGCTTATCTTATTCTGCAGCATGCATAGCTACCAACTGAGAAAGGAACAATTCCAAACAATGCACAGAGAGAGGAGATGTTTATGGACACAGGTGATACCGCATTCATGCTGATTGCCACGGCCTTGGTCATGCTGATGACCCCGGGACTGGCTCTTTTTTATGGCGGCATGGTCCGCTCAAAAAATGTTTTGAGTACGATTCTGCAAAGTTTTGTCTGTCTTGGTGTCGTCTCGATCATCTGGGTGGTCTATGGCTACTCCTTGGCCTTCGGCCCCGATGTCAACGGCATGATCGGCAACCTCGATTGGGCCGGGCTTGCCGGGGTTGGCCTTGAACCCGGCAAGTATTCCGCCACCATCCCCCATCTGCTGTTCTGCGCATTCCAACTGATGTTCGCCGTTATCACCCCGGCGCTGATCACCGGCACCTTTGCGGAACGGGTAAAATTTCCAGCCTTTCTCCTCTTTACTGTTCTCTGGAGCACCCTGGTCTATTTGCCCGTGTGCCATTGGGTTTGGGGCGGGGGCTGGATCAGCGGCCACGGCGGCCTTGATTTTGCTGGCGGCACTGTCATTCACATCAATTCAGGCGCGGCAGCCCTTGTTGCGGCCTTGGTTTTCGGAAAACGCAAAGGCTGGGGCAAGGAATCATTTCATCCACACAATCTGACCATGACCATGCTTGGCGCGGGGATTCTTTGGTTCGGCTGGTTTGGCTTCAATGCGGGCAGCGCCTTGTCGGCAAACGGTGTCGCGGTCAACGCCTTTTTCACCACCCAGGTCGCCACCGGCGCAGCCCTGCTTTCCTGGCTGATCGCGGAATGGATAACACAAGGGAAACCCACCACCCTGGGCGCCGCCTCCGGCGCCATTGCCGGCCTGGTTGCCATCACCCCGGGGGCCGGCTTTGTCGGCGCCACCTCCGCGGTGCTCATCGGCCTGGTGGCCGGCGCTCTCTGCTACTTCGCAGTTCTCGCCAAAAGCCGCCTCGGATACGACGACGCCCTTGACGTGGTCGGAGTCCATGGAGTCGGGGGCCTTTGGGGCGCGTTGGCCACAGGGCTGTTTGCCACCACCGCCGTCAATGCGGCAGGCAAGGACGGCCTGTTCTTCGGGAATCCGCAGCTCTTGGGCATCCAAGCCATGGATGCCTTTACGACCATCGCCTACTCGGTTGTGGTAACATTCATTATCCTCAAGTTTGTCGACCTGGTGATCGGTCTCCGGGTCAGCGAAGAGGAAGAGGTTCAGGGTCTGGATCTAACCCAGCACAGCGAAATCGGCTACTCACTCTAACAGCGTCAGCGTTCCGGGAACAAGCGTCACTCCCTGCCCCGCCGCTGCACACTGCCACCGCGAAGAAAAGGTAACTATCCCGCTTGAAGCCGGAAAGCGAGAAAAACCAACGAAGCGTAACTGTTCGGCGGTACCGCGGCTGCTAGGAAGAGGTCGGCGACCTGTGCTGGTGCACATGAGCTGGCCGATGACAACGCAGATGCGGTGCTGCCGGGCAGTTACCAGAAAAGGAGAATTGCATGAAGAAGATCGAGGCAATTATCAAGCCGTTCAAGCTGGACGATGTCAAGGACGCCTTGAACGAAATGGGCATCAAGGGCATGACCATCTCCGAAGTCAAGGGATACGGCCGCCAGAAAGGACATAAGGAAATTTACCGCGGCGCGGAATACATCGTCGATTTTATCCCCAAGGTCAAGATCGAGATCATTGTCGAATCCGGGATGGTTGAGGCTGTGGTCAATTGCATCCGGGAAACCGCCAACACCGGCAAGATCGGCGATGGCAAAATCTTTGTCTTGCCGGTGGAAGAGGTTATCCGCGTCCGCACGGGGGAAACCGGGAACGAGGCGATCTAGGCCGTCGTAACCGGCATAAGGAGCCGTAACGAAATGAGCAAAAAAACTACAGATTATTTCCTAACGGCTCCTCAGTGATGGATGTTGAGCTGCGGGCAAAACGGGAGGCCCTGGAGTATCTCTGGCGTCAGGGGCTGAGCGGTCAGGCCCTCCTCCATAAAAACTCGCAGCTCATCGATGACTATCTCGCGGCTTGCTTTGCCAACTGCCCGGAAGCATCAGAGGGCATGTGCCTTATTGCTCTTGGCGGCTATGGCCGAAAAGAACTGTTTCCCTATTCGGACATTGACCTCCTTCTGCTCCATGCCCCCGAGGCAGAGCATCGCCTCGGGCCAGTGACGGAAGCCCTGTTTTATCCCCTGTGGGATGCGGGACTTGAGGTCGGCCATGGAGTAAGAACAGAGGATGCCTGCCTGGCTGATGCCAGGCAGGACTTCTTTTTTCAGGTGGCGCTGCTGGATGCGCGCCACATTGCAGGCTCCCTGCCGCTTTTCAATGCGATGCGGCAGTCATTCCACCGGGAATTATTGGCTGGGCACCGACAGGAATTCTTGCACACTATGATACAGCACCGCAACGAACGCCATCAACGGTTTGGCATGCACAGCTACCAACTGGAACCGAATATCAAGGAAAGCCGCGGCGGCTTCCGCGATATTCAAGCCATAATCTGGGTAAGCCACGCCCTCTTCGGCTTGCAGGCGCTTGACGACATCGAAGAAGCAGGGCTGATCTCGCCCCAGGAAAAAGAAAGTTTCGCCCAGGCCAGGGATTTCCTGATCAAGATCCGCAACAGGCTCCATTACCTCAGCGGCAGAAAAAACGACCAGCTGTTCTTCGAATATCAGGAAGAGATGGCAAAGGCCTTCAAATATCACGACACCCGAGGCACTCTCGGAGTTGAACGCTTCATGCAGGATACCTACCGACACCTGCAGGCCATCGCCACCACCACCGATCTGTTTTTTGAACATGTCGATGAAACCCTGGGCGCACCGCGCGCCAACCCGGTGGAGCAGACCATCGAGCCAGGGATCACGATTCGCCAGGAGCGGCTGCACCTGACCGATCAGGCGCTTCTCGAGAAGCGCCCCTATCTGCTGATGCGTCTCTTTGCCCATGCAGGAAAAACCGGGCTCGAGATCCATCATCGCAGCAGAAAAATCATAACCGCCAACCTGCATCTGGTGGATGACAAGCTGCGTCACTCAAAACGAATGGCCAAACCCTTTTTCGATGTTTTGAAAAACAGCAAGGACGTGATGAGCGTCCTCGCTGTTCTGCTGGACACCGGACTGCTCACCGCCTATCTCCCAGAGTTTGAGCAGATCCACGCCCTGGCCCAGCACGATGTCTACCATGTTTTCACGGTTGACCGGCACCTCCTGCAAACCGTGGCCGAGCTGAAAAAAATCTCCCTCGACAAAACCCCTTTCGCGGGCATCGCATCTCCCCACGTCCTTTTTCTGGCCGCGCTCCTGCACGACATCGGCAAGGGGCACCACGAAGATCACGCCCAGCACGGCAGCATCCTTGCCGCCGGAGTAGGCAAACGTTTGGGACTCACCCGGGAAGAAACAGCCTGCCTACAATTTCTCGTGGCCAAGCATCTCTTCCTCACCGTAACCGCCTTGCGCCGCGATCTTGACGATGATGCCTTTCTCCGGCAATGCGCAGAACAAATCCAGAGCCAGGAGCGGTTGACCATGCTCTACCTGCTCTCCATCGCCGACGCAAAAGCCACCGGGCCGACAGCCTGGAGCGAATGGAAGGGCGCCCTGCTTCTGGAAATGTCCCTCAAAATCTCTCATCTTCTGGAACGACAGGACGCCCCCCCTCCCGACAAAAGCCAGGGCGCCGACTGGATGCTGGAACAGGTTCGGGCAATCCTTGGCAAGGCGGCTCCGACCGATTACAAAATCCTTCCGGAGGAATATCTGCTGAGCTTTCCCCCGGAAGAGATCGCCCATCATCTCCGACTGCGCACCGGATTAAAAAATGACAAACAGGCCATTACCGAGCCCGCCGACCACGGCTTGTCCTGGTCGGTCCTGGTGATGGCCCACGACTCCACCGGCCTGCTGGCAAAAATCTGCGGAACCTTGGCCCTGCATGGCCTGAATGTGGTGAGCGCCCAGATCTTCACTTGGGAAGATGGCACGGCAGTGGATGTACTCAACGTTCGTCCGACAGCGGAGCTGAGCTATGCCGAACAGAACTGGCAGGCGCTCGGCGAAGACCTCAACCTGGCCCTGAAAAATCGTCTTGGCCTCAGCCACCGTTTGGTCGATAAATTCCGCTCCGCCTTCCGCCCCTCTGGGCAAAAAAACGTGCAGGCTCCCCCGCGGGTTGTTATAGACAACAAGATATCGGAACAGTATACGATCATCGAGGTTTTTGCCAATGACCGGCCAGGATTGCTCTACGATATCACCCGAACCCTGGCCGATTTTGAAATCAACATCCACCGGGCAAGATTCAGCTCGGATGGCGATCAGGTAGTCGATGTTTTCTATACCCTGGACTCCTTCGCCACCAAGATCAACAACGCTTCTTTTCAGGAGGAAATCTCAAAGGCCCTTCTCCAT
Proteins encoded in this window:
- a CDS encoding flagellar basal body-associated FliL family protein, translating into MADERPPQSVDQFASTDPAADHDETNWGEDWESAFQAEDDAFFSEDKEEENFFLEENEPTATAGVGAPDLDASLEKTLSGIPDQGTAAGAKQAQPFTRFLAFPALFISAKIIAQTQFARLQALPIFVRIPLYALPLLVVGLFIVLISTQKPPPSLHQTATTSTEHPGSTMAPPDINTVGTSSPDAHEASQLHPGKVRKKWAFPAFVIPVKNPTGDQPAPPVTFVLVDITLITSLAEQEEPPADKKIFVRDIIYQFFQNKPLEELRRYSLARGEMNKELRAWLQKQWPEAPIESIIFNQYHLS
- a CDS encoding ammonium transporter, with translation MDTGDTAFMLIATALVMLMTPGLALFYGGMVRSKNVLSTILQSFVCLGVVSIIWVVYGYSLAFGPDVNGMIGNLDWAGLAGVGLEPGKYSATIPHLLFCAFQLMFAVITPALITGTFAERVKFPAFLLFTVLWSTLVYLPVCHWVWGGGWISGHGGLDFAGGTVIHINSGAAALVAALVFGKRKGWGKESFHPHNLTMTMLGAGILWFGWFGFNAGSALSANGVAVNAFFTTQVATGAALLSWLIAEWITQGKPTTLGAASGAIAGLVAITPGAGFVGATSAVLIGLVAGALCYFAVLAKSRLGYDDALDVVGVHGVGGLWGALATGLFATTAVNAAGKDGLFFGNPQLLGIQAMDAFTTIAYSVVVTFIILKFVDLVIGLRVSEEEEVQGLDLTQHSEIGYSL
- a CDS encoding P-II family nitrogen regulator is translated as MKKIEAIIKPFKLDDVKDALNEMGIKGMTISEVKGYGRQKGHKEIYRGAEYIVDFIPKVKIEIIVESGMVEAVVNCIRETANTGKIGDGKIFVLPVEEVIRVRTGETGNEAI
- the glnD gene encoding [protein-PII] uridylyltransferase; the encoded protein is MDVELRAKREALEYLWRQGLSGQALLHKNSQLIDDYLAACFANCPEASEGMCLIALGGYGRKELFPYSDIDLLLLHAPEAEHRLGPVTEALFYPLWDAGLEVGHGVRTEDACLADARQDFFFQVALLDARHIAGSLPLFNAMRQSFHRELLAGHRQEFLHTMIQHRNERHQRFGMHSYQLEPNIKESRGGFRDIQAIIWVSHALFGLQALDDIEEAGLISPQEKESFAQARDFLIKIRNRLHYLSGRKNDQLFFEYQEEMAKAFKYHDTRGTLGVERFMQDTYRHLQAIATTTDLFFEHVDETLGAPRANPVEQTIEPGITIRQERLHLTDQALLEKRPYLLMRLFAHAGKTGLEIHHRSRKIITANLHLVDDKLRHSKRMAKPFFDVLKNSKDVMSVLAVLLDTGLLTAYLPEFEQIHALAQHDVYHVFTVDRHLLQTVAELKKISLDKTPFAGIASPHVLFLAALLHDIGKGHHEDHAQHGSILAAGVGKRLGLTREETACLQFLVAKHLFLTVTALRRDLDDDAFLRQCAEQIQSQERLTMLYLLSIADAKATGPTAWSEWKGALLLEMSLKISHLLERQDAPPPDKSQGADWMLEQVRAILGKAAPTDYKILPEEYLLSFPPEEIAHHLRLRTGLKNDKQAITEPADHGLSWSVLVMAHDSTGLLAKICGTLALHGLNVVSAQIFTWEDGTAVDVLNVRPTAELSYAEQNWQALGEDLNLALKNRLGLSHRLVDKFRSAFRPSGQKNVQAPPRVVIDNKISEQYTIIEVFANDRPGLLYDITRTLADFEINIHRARFSSDGDQVVDVFYTLDSFATKINNASFQEEISKALLHIAENETGTGTKLQW